One Nitrososphaerota archaeon DNA window includes the following coding sequences:
- a CDS encoding 7-cyano-7-deazaguanine synthase, producing the protein MKKAVLVLSGGLDSLCLGAHLAKKYDLYGITFSYGQRASKELEAAKKVGKTLHLKEHRIIPLDFMKSLYGASNVLTSSKKVLPSKFEYSIVVPIRNAIFVTIATAWAFSLKASLVAYGAHTDDTKYPDCRPIFAKKLEYALNQGEIDGINLGIRNKIQIWSPYSAGISKSTLIKSGYEKFGDRIFQTWSCYANTKYHCGKCESCNNRKAAFMQAKIKDKTKYLVSGF; encoded by the coding sequence TTGAAAAAAGCAGTCCTGGTTCTCAGTGGTGGGCTGGACTCGTTGTGTCTTGGGGCTCATCTGGCCAAAAAATATGACTTGTATGGAATCACGTTTTCATACGGACAACGGGCATCAAAAGAGCTAGAGGCTGCAAAAAAAGTAGGAAAGACTCTTCACCTCAAAGAACACAGAATAATTCCACTTGACTTTATGAAGTCACTCTATGGGGCAAGCAATGTCCTTACAAGCTCCAAAAAGGTGCTCCCATCAAAATTTGAATATTCCATTGTGGTGCCAATCAGAAACGCAATTTTTGTAACAATTGCAACCGCGTGGGCATTTTCACTCAAGGCATCCCTCGTCGCATATGGCGCTCACACAGACGATACGAAATATCCAGACTGTAGGCCTATATTTGCAAAAAAGCTGGAATATGCCCTAAATCAGGGAGAAATTGATGGAATCAATCTAGGAATTAGAAACAAGATTCAGATCTGGTCTCCATATTCAGCAGGCATATCAAAGAGCACCCTAATCAAGTCAGGCTATGAAAAATTTGGTGATAGAATATTTCAGACTTGGAGCTGTTACGCAAACACAAAATATCATTGTGGAAAATGTGAGTCCTGTAATAACAGAAAGGCCGCATTTATGCAGGCAAAAATTAAGGACAAGACAAAATATCTAGTATCTGGTTTCTAG